The Methyloprofundus sedimenti genome contains the following window.
TTGATGTAGCGAGCATCCTGGCTTATACGATAGCCTTTGTAACACTGATTCAAGCTATTGAACTATTAATACTCAAGCCACTGGATAAAAAGGCACAAAGGTGGCGCCGATGAATCAGGTAGCTATTCAAATTAGCGATAAATCGTATATAAACTCTAGCGACAAAACGACCAAACAAGTCATAAAAAACCTCCAGATCACCCTGGCTAACAATGAATTTGTTTGCCTGGTTGGACCGTCCGGTTGCGGTAAAACCACTTTATTAAATATTCTGGCAAAACTGGATACACAGTTTTCCGGCTCCATCGAATTACGACCTGAACACAGCCAGCCAAAAGTAGCTTATGTTTTTCAAAACCCGCGATTGCTGCCTTGGCGAACTGTATACGAGAACATTCAATTAGCATCCGCCGCTAAACCCGAAACTCTGGATTTCTTACTCGCCAGCATGGGTCTGGCAGATGAAAAAGACAGCTACCCGGAACATTTGTCTTTAGGTATGAGTCGCCGCGTATCTATTATTCGAGCGTTTGCCACTGCTCCGGACTTATTATTGATGGATGAACCTTTTGTTTCACTTGATCCACCCACGGCTCGTCAGGTACGTGAGTTACTGATTGATTTATGGACTAAACGTCCACATAAAATTTTATTTGTGACCCATGATTTACGCGAAGCCATCACCCTGGCTGATCGACTCATTTTTCTTAATAGCAGCCCAATGTCTGTGATCAGCGAAGTTCCTGTGACTATTCCCAGAAATAAACGTCATCAGGAAATCAAAATTGAGCAATTTAGACAACAGTTATTTATTGATTATCCGCAAATAGCTGAGTTATTATAGCGTTTCTGTATTCAATATTAATTATAATATCCTTACACGGAGAACGAGGCCTTATGAAAATATCTCTTATTATTAGCATCCTTACAGCCACACTCAGTCTAATTCCAGGCATTAGTTCTGCTAATAGCGACGATCCGAATTACCCCGCTGCTAACTTCAAGCCTAAGGTTGTTTTTCAGAGCGATGAAGCCATCAATGCTTCACGCTCCAGCCTATCAATGGGTGAAAAATCAGTTAATGACCCTGACTATCCTGCAGCAAACTTTGAGCCTAAAGTTCTATATCAGGATAAGGATGCCATCAAAACGACCAGCACTTCGACATTCAAAGGTGAAAAATCAGCCTATGACCCTGATTATCCTGCAGCAAACTTTGAACCTAAAGTGATTTATCCTTAACTCATATTGTTATTGAGTTATACCAGAGTTACATCAGGCTAATCTGGGAGGATGGGACTAAATCTCCCACGAGCTCCCAGAGGTCTAGTCACTAGCAAACAGATCTCGCATATAAATCTTACTCTCAACATCTGTAAAATCATCAGTCAGCACCAATCCACCTCCGATTTTTGCTTAAACTCAGGTCATTCATTTAGGCTATGTCACCGTAAAGTATGGAATTTCATATAACAAGAGCGTATAAGTAAATAAAGCCCATGTAAATTAAGGAGATAGTTATGAAAGCCCCAGAGTTTTTAGAGTTCATTTCCGAAATAAATCAACTTGACCACCATCAACGCACTGTTCTAACGAAAGCACTGGATCAACTAGAGGACGAACCTAAGGTTTTTGATTTAATTGAAACAATATTTGATAGCAAAGGTAAATGCCCTCATTGCTCCCATACCGAAAGCCACAGGCATGGAATAAAAGATGGCCTTCAGCGCTACCGCTGTAAAGCCTGCAAAAAGACATTTAATGCTTTGACAGGAACGCCTCTTGCTCATCTACGCCTCAAGTCAAAGTGGCTTGATTACTTAGGAGCTATCGCAGAATCATTGACTGTCCGGCAGGCAGCTAAAGAAATTAATGTGCATCGAAATACAACCTTTCGATGGCGGCACCGTTTTTTAAGCTGGATTCAGCAGGATCGTCCCAGTGCTCTTCATGGCATTACAGAAGCTGATGAAACCTACTTACTTGAGTCACATAAAGGAGAACGCCATCTCAATCGTCAACCAAGGAAACGAGGGGGCTGTGCGACTAAGCGAGGGATTTCTGATGAGCAAATGTGCATTTTAATTGCTCGTGATCGCTCAAAACAAACCGTAGATTTTGTGACAGGTAATGGCCCAATAAGCAAAATTGTTCTTGATACGCATTTAAAGCCAATACTAGACCAGGATGCCCTCCTTGTGAGTGATGGCAATCCAACTTATGGTGCATTTTGTAAAGCTGAAAAAGTATCTCATGAAATCGTTAACATGAGTCAAGGGCAGCGGGTGACTAAAGGGGCCTATCATATACAAAATGTCAATGCATACCACCACCGTTTTAAATCATGGCTAGACCGCTTTCATGGTGTAGCCACCAAGTATTTACCTAATTATTTGGCTTGGTGCAGAATTATGGATCGGAACCACAATCTAACCCCTGAGCAATTGTTACATTCTGCTCTGGGTGATTTTCAATACTTAACGGTGACATAGCCTTCATTTATAACTTTGAGTTAAGAGTTCACCCGCCTCAAAGACTACTTTGAAATTGGTAGCCTCAATATCTTTCGCTTTAATACATTTCGTAAACTCTTGAACAGAAGAAGCACGAAAGGAGAAAAGGGGTCAGAGAGAAAAGGGGTCGAGAAATGATAAAAGGGGTCAGGATAAAAGGGGTCAGGATAAAAGGGGTCAGTACCCTTTTTATGTAATATAAACATAACCATTTGTTTATATTGATTAAATTTCTTTAACCCTTAAAAAGGGCTCCGACCCCTTTTACTCGCTTTTACTGCCCCCTTTTACTACTTTCGTTTAGGTGATCAATTTGGCTAGAGCTTCCTTCAGATTCCGCATTGGCTCCCAATAACCGTGTTTCCCTGTTGGGTAGCTACCGGGAGTTTCTTTGGACACCCTTGCTTTCGCCTACTTTTTCGCTTCTCACAGGGCAAAGGCTGGACTTTCACCAGCTAGCTGACTATCATGCCAGTCACACCACAACGTATAAATGCTAAGTGGTTATGTAAAAAAAGAGAAATATAGACATGGATTTTAAAACACTAATGCTTAATTGGGAGCGCCGCTTTGATCGTGAGGTGATCGATCGGTTTCGTGACGGTCTCTTAGCTTATGCTAATGACCGAGAAAAGGAAGTTGGAGCAGAATACGCCAAAGAAGAACAAGTAAAAAGAGAAGATGAATTTGAACATCAATCATATCTTACCTTTCTTGAGGATGAAGCCTCATTCCTTGGCGAAATAATTGCATTGGGTGATGAGCTAGCCATTATCGCTCTATATAAGAAAATAGAATTAACAAGAAAACGAATCTTAAAGAGGTCATTTCCATCGCTAAACGAGAAGAAACTTTCAGACTTCGATTACATTAAAGGGACTTTGCTTTTTTTTGATATTGATCAAATAGATGGGGCTAGCGGTGCTGATGAGCTAAGACTGATTAACAACTCAATCAAACATCAAGGAAAAGTTTCAAGGCCGTTGGCAGCAAAGTATCAAGGCTGGGTTGAAGGAGAAGAGTTAAGAGAATTAGGAAAGGTGTATAAGAGGCTTGCTCCAGAGTCAGAAAAATATATCGCATCGCTCGTGGATGCCATTAACGCACATCATACAAACATCACATAACAAGGCAAATGCACTCGAACATCAAAAGCGCCGCTCGGCATAAAAAGGAAACATGATGACCTGGAAAGAAGCAGCTATTCAAGCATTAACAAGAATGTCGTTGCGTCATCACCAGAATGTTTTTAGTCGCACAAAGATTATTGAAGAAGAACTTAAGAATATCACACGAGATGTTGGTTCCATTGGGGCAACGCCAACACAAACATTAAGTAGAGTGCTTCAAGAGTTACGAGATGAAGGATATTTAGATTTTGATGGGCACGGTGGCTATACATTATTAAACAGCGCTTCTATTCCGGAATCTTCAGATATACCCGATGAATACTCTATTCCAGATCGAACTCCGACGACAGTTCATAGAATTATTCGAGACCCTAAAATTGTTTCCGAGTTGAAACGGCTGTATTCATTTCGTTGTCAGCTTTGTGGGATTAGAATTGAATTGCCATCAGGATACTATTGTGAAGCCCATCATCTGAAGCCTTTAGGATCTCCACACAACGGCCCTGACAGCCAAAACAACCTTATCATTGCATGTCCCAATCATCATGTAATGCTAGATTATGGATCTATTGAATTAAATAAATCTATACTGAAGTTAAACAATCATAATATCAACCAAGTATTTTTCGATTATCACAATAGGTATATATATCGTGCCGAATCCGATAAAAGAGGATAAAAAAGCAAGAAAAAGGAGTCAGAGCCCTTAAAGACATTAAAAACAAAAGGCTATAATTTTAAACATAACTTTGGTCATGGCAAAAAATATCTATCCTCATTATTGGCAATCCTGAATATTCTTACATTTTTAGTTCATACTGTGCTTGAGTGGTTTGATCAATGTTACGCGCTAATACGAAATAGCTTAGCAAGCAGGAAAACATTTTTTGATGATTTAAGAGCCCTCACCCGTTACATGGTTTTTGATAGTTGGCAAAAATTAATGGAATTTATGCTGGGAGGGCTAGACATTCCGATGCCGGAAATATGAAAAATCGCAAATTGAGAATTGCTCCCCCCCCCTAAGTGCCCCATCTTAAAATGGTAGCCGATGAGTGTACAAAAAAATGATGGAAATTACACCGTAAAATATACAAACCAAAACAAGGGATTTAAATGACCAAAAATAGTCGAAAAATACAATTTCTCCGTGAGAAAATTCCAACATTTGCATGTAAACCAGCGAGAAAAAGGGGTCAGTACCCTTTTTATGTAATATAAACATAACCATTTGTTTATATTTATTAAATTTCTTTAACCCTTAAAAAGGGCTACGCCCCCTTTTACTTTGAACCGCTAATTTTTTAACAAGCTGATTTTTTTGGGTAAAAGTCAGTGAGTGTTTTTGATAATACAGGAGAGTACATGACTGATCACATTCCGGATGATATATCCCCTGATGGGCGAGATCTGCGCGAGTATACCGATGAATTACGGCAAAACCACGCTATCGTAAAGAACACCTCAGGTGAATGGGTGTTACTTAAACATGCCGATGTTGTGGCTGCGGCTATGGATCATGAGAACCTTTCTAACAATGTCTCTGATTATCTTCAAATTCCAAATGGATTGGATGGCGAAGCGCATACTCACTATCGAAAAATCATCGATCAGTATTTAAGCGAAGAAGCGTTAGAACCTTACATCCCCGAATTCCAAAAGGTGGCAATCCAACTAATGAAAGAGCTGCCGAAAGGAAAAGTCTTGGATGCAGTAAATGATATTGGAGCAGTTTTTGCTGTGCGCGCTCAATGTGCATGGTTAGGTTGGCCCGCAAAATTAGAGCCGCGCTTGTTAAAATGGATGGCCGACAATCATGCAGCCACCCGTTCGAAATTTCACGATGAAATGGTAATTGTTGCAAATCAATTCGACGAAATAATTCGATCAATTATTCGACCTAAACGGGAAAGTCACGTACAAGAAAATAGTGATATAACCACCCGGCTTTGTCATGACGTAATATACGGGCGAGAACTAACGGAAGCAGAGTTAATTTCCATTTTGCGTAACTGGACTGGTGGTGATCTCGGATCTATCGCGTTATGTGTTGGTGTTATTGTGCATCAAATTGCACAACAACCAGAACTCATTGAGCAGTTGCAGAAAGCCGAAAATAGCGAAGTTGAAGCATTCATCGACGAAGTTTTGCGCATTGATAATCCCTTTGTTTCTAATCGACGAGTCACCACTTGTCCCATACAAATTGGCGGACAAGACATTCCAGAAGGTGCCAAGGTAAAATTGCACTGGACTTCTGCTAATCGTGATGAGGCAGTATTCAACAAAAATGAATTTTCCCCAGAAAAGAATAGGCCTAAAAATATAGTTTACGGAGCCGGTAAACACGCTTGCCCAGGTCGTTTGCTGGCAACCTGGGAGTTGCGCATTATGCTGCAGGCATTATTAACCTCGGTGCAAAACATTGAAATAGCTCATAACCAAAAAGTAGAACGAGAAATTGCTCCTCTCGGAGGATTTCACAGGGTTCCAGTTGTACTTTCTTAGTACGGGATCAAGGGGCTAGCAAGCAGGAAAACATTTTTTGATGATTTAAGAGCCCTCACCCGTCACATGGTTTTTGATAGTTGGCAAAAATTAATGGAATTTATGCTGGGAGGGCTAGACATTCCGATGCCGGAAATATGAAAAATCGCAAATTGAAAATTGCTGCCCCCCCCCTAAGTGCCCCATCTTAAAATGGTAGCCGATGAGTGTACAAAAAAATGATGGAAATTACACTGTAAAATATACAAATCAAAACAAGGGATTTAAATGACCAAAAATAGTCGAAAAATACAATTTCTCCGTGAGAAAATTCCAGCATTTGCATGTAAACCAGGGTGTCATGATTGCTGTGGCCCTGTCACAGCTTCTTCTGATGAAGTGGCTAGGTTACCTGTCAAAAGTGATAAGGAGCACGCTGAAGCCCTGGCTGAATTGAGTTGCCCTTATCTGGGGGATAAGGGCTGCGAGGTATATGAAGAGCGTCCTTTAATTTGTCGACTATTTGGGACAACACCCAGCTTACCATGCCCAAATGCTTGCGGCCCTAGTGAAATTATTGCGCCAAAAATAGAACAGAAAATACACAGTTTCCATGCGCAAACTCGTCAAGTTCTACTTTGAGTCCCCAGAGATCAAGGGGTCAGTCAGCAATACCGCTACCAGTGGCACATCAAGCTCTTGAATTATAATGATTAAGTCCGTATTGTTGTCACGTTTCCTGATAGCAGGGGCACTTTAAAAACAATGGCTTGAACATTTGTATAGTAAGTTTATGATGTGATTTTTAATAAACCTTCTTCGCAAGCTACTGTTTATTACTATAGTGTCATTTTTCGCAAAATCCATAACTGATTAATTTATTAAATATTAAAATGACTGGTAGCGGTATTACTGTCTGACCCCTTGATTTTCTGACCACAGCATGGTGAATTTCATGACTAAAGAAACAAGGCCACTCGTAGTTATATTAGTCCATGGTACTTGGGCAAAAGAAGCAACGTGGGCACAAGAAAAAGAGGCACTATCCAATGCGTTAGAACGCATTGAAGGGGTAAAAATAGTTCGCTTTAATTGGAGTTCATGGAACCGATTTACCACACGAAGGAAAGCAGCACAAGAGCTAGCCGAAGTCATAAAAGAGCACCGCAACGCGGATCAATTCATAATAGCTCACAGTCACGGTGGCAATATTGCTCTTGCTTCGCTTAAAGAAGATGAATCTCTAGTTAAGGGGGTAATTTGTCTAAATACACCATTCTTCACAGTTCTTAGTCGTGACAATAAATTTTTTCTCAATTATTTATTTGGCATTATTCTACTTATGCCGACATTTATTCTTTTCGGGCTTTGGATATCATGTAACTGGCATTGGCTGACTTTGTTTGCAGGTGGTATCCTCAATCTGCCGTTTATCCCGCTATTTATTTGGTTTACAGATACATGGGTTCCAAAGCATACAGCTTTTCTGCGAAAACAACTTGAACTCCCTGTTTTAAAAAATACGCCTGTGTTGTGTTTGACAACTCCAGACGACGAGGCATTTGGTTGGCTTGGATTATTGGAGTCAATTTCAAATATTCCTCGACTTCTTACTGCGCAATGGATAATTATTGTCTATATAAGTATTACATCTTTATTGCTTATTGCTGGGATACTTCCAATTATTGCTGTTCCCTGGGAGCCGTGGCTCACGTCATGCGAGAAACCTGATAATATTTTCGCAACATATATGTTGTTTTTCTTATCATTAAACTACTATATTTATTTTAGTTATCTGGTTTGCGGTATTGCGACGATGCCGTTTTCACTTTTGTTACAAGGCATTTCCCAAGGCACATGGATGTTGCCATTTGCCGGAGTGCTTCATCGGATAGTTATCTCACTAGTGCCGGTTGGCAGTAATTCAATAGAGTTTTTTGAAAAGGATGTTGCGGGTACAGGCATAAAACATAGTCTGTTATATAAAGATCCAGAAACAATAAAATTTATTATAGACTGGATAAATAGACAAAGAGGTGTATAGCGGGATCAAGGGGGGGGGAGCAGCAGCCAGCTTGATTTGCCCAGTATTTCGTGC
Protein-coding sequences here:
- a CDS encoding ABC transporter ATP-binding protein encodes the protein MNQVAIQISDKSYINSSDKTTKQVIKNLQITLANNEFVCLVGPSGCGKTTLLNILAKLDTQFSGSIELRPEHSQPKVAYVFQNPRLLPWRTVYENIQLASAAKPETLDFLLASMGLADEKDSYPEHLSLGMSRRVSIIRAFATAPDLLLMDEPFVSLDPPTARQVRELLIDLWTKRPHKILFVTHDLREAITLADRLIFLNSSPMSVISEVPVTIPRNKRHQEIKIEQFRQQLFIDYPQIAELL
- a CDS encoding IS1595 family transposase — encoded protein: MKAPEFLEFISEINQLDHHQRTVLTKALDQLEDEPKVFDLIETIFDSKGKCPHCSHTESHRHGIKDGLQRYRCKACKKTFNALTGTPLAHLRLKSKWLDYLGAIAESLTVRQAAKEINVHRNTTFRWRHRFLSWIQQDRPSALHGITEADETYLLESHKGERHLNRQPRKRGGCATKRGISDEQMCILIARDRSKQTVDFVTGNGPISKIVLDTHLKPILDQDALLVSDGNPTYGAFCKAEKVSHEIVNMSQGQRVTKGAYHIQNVNAYHHRFKSWLDRFHGVATKYLPNYLAWCRIMDRNHNLTPEQLLHSALGDFQYLTVT
- a CDS encoding HNH endonuclease translates to MTWKEAAIQALTRMSLRHHQNVFSRTKIIEEELKNITRDVGSIGATPTQTLSRVLQELRDEGYLDFDGHGGYTLLNSASIPESSDIPDEYSIPDRTPTTVHRIIRDPKIVSELKRLYSFRCQLCGIRIELPSGYYCEAHHLKPLGSPHNGPDSQNNLIIACPNHHVMLDYGSIELNKSILKLNNHNINQVFFDYHNRYIYRAESDKRG
- a CDS encoding cytochrome P450, translating into MTDHIPDDISPDGRDLREYTDELRQNHAIVKNTSGEWVLLKHADVVAAAMDHENLSNNVSDYLQIPNGLDGEAHTHYRKIIDQYLSEEALEPYIPEFQKVAIQLMKELPKGKVLDAVNDIGAVFAVRAQCAWLGWPAKLEPRLLKWMADNHAATRSKFHDEMVIVANQFDEIIRSIIRPKRESHVQENSDITTRLCHDVIYGRELTEAELISILRNWTGGDLGSIALCVGVIVHQIAQQPELIEQLQKAENSEVEAFIDEVLRIDNPFVSNRRVTTCPIQIGGQDIPEGAKVKLHWTSANRDEAVFNKNEFSPEKNRPKNIVYGAGKHACPGRLLATWELRIMLQALLTSVQNIEIAHNQKVEREIAPLGGFHRVPVVLS
- a CDS encoding YkgJ family cysteine cluster protein, translating into MTKNSRKIQFLREKIPAFACKPGCHDCCGPVTASSDEVARLPVKSDKEHAEALAELSCPYLGDKGCEVYEERPLICRLFGTTPSLPCPNACGPSEIIAPKIEQKIHSFHAQTRQVLL
- a CDS encoding esterase/lipase family protein, yielding MTKETRPLVVILVHGTWAKEATWAQEKEALSNALERIEGVKIVRFNWSSWNRFTTRRKAAQELAEVIKEHRNADQFIIAHSHGGNIALASLKEDESLVKGVICLNTPFFTVLSRDNKFFLNYLFGIILLMPTFILFGLWISCNWHWLTLFAGGILNLPFIPLFIWFTDTWVPKHTAFLRKQLELPVLKNTPVLCLTTPDDEAFGWLGLLESISNIPRLLTAQWIIIVYISITSLLLIAGILPIIAVPWEPWLTSCEKPDNIFATYMLFFLSLNYYIYFSYLVCGIATMPFSLLLQGISQGTWMLPFAGVLHRIVISLVPVGSNSIEFFEKDVAGTGIKHSLLYKDPETIKFIIDWINRQRGV